One window of the Emcibacter sp. genome contains the following:
- the paaD gene encoding 1,2-phenylacetyl-CoA epoxidase subunit PaaD — MTTPAPSSETEKVWALLEDVKDPEIPVLSVVDLGIAREVNFQDDGTLEVVITPTYSGCPAMNMLEEEIKAALDSHGYTNYRIKSSLSPVWTTDWMTETGREKLRVYGIAPPEKSTTNKKVLFGGQKEVSCPKCGSDNTEQVSEFGSTACKALYRCLDCQEPFDYFKCI; from the coding sequence ATGACTACTCCCGCTCCTTCATCTGAAACGGAAAAAGTCTGGGCCCTTCTCGAAGACGTGAAGGACCCGGAAATCCCCGTTCTCTCCGTGGTCGACCTGGGTATTGCCCGGGAAGTGAATTTTCAGGATGACGGCACCCTGGAAGTGGTCATCACCCCAACCTATTCAGGCTGCCCCGCCATGAATATGCTGGAAGAAGAAATCAAGGCCGCCCTCGACAGCCATGGCTATACCAATTACCGGATCAAGTCCTCCCTGTCCCCGGTCTGGACAACAGACTGGATGACGGAGACAGGTCGGGAAAAGCTTCGGGTTTACGGCATTGCCCCGCCGGAAAAAAGCACCACCAACAAAAAAGTGCTTTTTGGCGGCCAGAAAGAAGTGTCCTGCCCCAAATGCGGTTCGGACAATACCGAACAGGTCAGCGAGTTCGGCTCCACCGCCTGCAAGGCACTTTACCGTTGTCTCGATTGTCAGGAACCGTTTGACTATTTTAAATGTATCTAA
- the paaC gene encoding 1,2-phenylacetyl-CoA epoxidase subunit PaaC: MTDTDRKAIADYATLLGDNALIMGHRLSEWCYLAPTLELDVAMSNCALDYIGQARELFAYAGEITGKTEDDIAYLRDEIDYRNVLLTEMPNKDWGYSMAKLFFFSAFAKLFYEKLMQSSDETLAAIGEKSLKEVKYHMRFSGEWLIRLGDGTEESHERAQQAIDNVWMFTGEMFTMNDFEKGMVDKGIAVDVTALKADWDGIVNELLETATLNRPENDWMQSGGKQGQHSEFMGHILSDMQYMQRRYPNCQW; this comes from the coding sequence ATGACAGATACTGATCGTAAAGCCATCGCGGATTACGCCACCCTTCTCGGGGACAACGCCCTGATCATGGGCCACCGCCTGTCGGAATGGTGCTATCTTGCCCCGACGCTGGAGCTTGATGTGGCCATGTCCAACTGCGCCCTAGATTATATCGGCCAGGCCCGGGAACTGTTCGCCTATGCCGGCGAGATAACCGGCAAGACCGAGGACGATATCGCCTATCTCCGTGACGAGATTGATTACCGAAATGTGCTGCTGACCGAAATGCCCAACAAGGACTGGGGTTACAGCATGGCCAAGCTGTTTTTCTTCAGCGCCTTTGCCAAGCTGTTTTATGAAAAACTGATGCAGAGCAGCGACGAAACCCTGGCCGCCATTGGTGAAAAATCCCTCAAGGAAGTCAAATACCACATGCGTTTCAGCGGCGAATGGCTGATCCGTCTTGGTGACGGCACCGAGGAAAGCCACGAACGCGCGCAACAGGCTATCGACAATGTCTGGATGTTCACCGGTGAAATGTTCACCATGAACGACTTTGAAAAAGGCATGGTCGACAAAGGCATCGCTGTGGACGTGACAGCCCTGAAGGCGGACTGGGACGGCATTGTCAACGAACTACTGGAGACAGCCACTCTGAATCGTCCGGAAAACGACTGGATGCAGTCCGGTGGCAAACAGGGACAGCACAGCGAATTTATGGGCCATATCCTGTCTGATATGCAGTATATGCAGCGCCGCTATCCCAACTGCCAGTGGTAG
- the paaB gene encoding 1,2-phenylacetyl-CoA epoxidase subunit PaaB, with product MSDKPNSHDTDWPLYEVFIRSKAGLDHKHAGSIHASDPEMAIEAARDVYTRRGEGVSIWVVPSNAITASKPEDKDSLYEPADSKIYRHPTFYDIPKEVGKM from the coding sequence ATGAGCGATAAACCCAATTCACACGACACGGATTGGCCCCTGTATGAAGTTTTCATCCGCAGTAAGGCAGGCCTCGATCACAAACACGCCGGCAGCATCCACGCCAGCGATCCGGAAATGGCCATTGAGGCCGCCCGGGACGTCTACACCCGCCGCGGTGAAGGCGTAAGCATCTGGGTGGTGCCGTCCAATGCCATTACGGCCTCCAAGCCGGAGGACAAGGACAGCCTCTACGAGCCGGCCGACAGCAAAATCTATCGTCATCCGACATTCTATGACATCCCCAAGGAAGTGGGCAAAATGTAA
- the paaA gene encoding 1,2-phenylacetyl-CoA epoxidase subunit PaaA, producing the protein MYGDTSIQKAIKLAEPTSEEQAKLEKQFQEKIDADIKIEAQDWMPEAYRKTLVRQMSQHAHSEVIGMQPEGNWLTRAPSLRRKAILLAKIQDEGGHGLYIYCAAETLGTSRTEMIEQLHAGKAKYSSIFNYPALTWADIGTIGWLVDGAAITNQVSLAKGSYGPYSRAMIRICKEESFHQRQGYELLLTLARGTEEQKAMVQESVNRFWWPSLMMFGPSDKESAHTAQSMKWKIKRKTNDQLRQEFIDATVPQAEFLGITLPDPDLKWNEETGHYDHGEIDWEEFHNVIQGNGICNKQRMENHIKSHEDGEWVREAALAYAEKQKAKKEAAA; encoded by the coding sequence ATGTACGGCGATACATCCATTCAGAAAGCGATCAAACTGGCTGAACCCACGAGTGAGGAACAGGCCAAACTGGAGAAACAATTCCAGGAAAAAATCGACGCTGACATCAAGATTGAAGCACAGGACTGGATGCCCGAAGCATACCGGAAAACCCTGGTTCGCCAGATGTCACAACACGCCCATTCCGAAGTGATCGGCATGCAGCCGGAAGGCAACTGGCTGACGCGCGCCCCGTCCCTGCGCCGCAAGGCCATCCTGCTGGCGAAAATCCAGGACGAAGGCGGCCACGGCCTTTATATTTATTGTGCTGCTGAAACCCTTGGCACCTCCCGCACAGAGATGATTGAACAGCTGCACGCCGGCAAGGCCAAATATTCCTCCATCTTTAACTATCCTGCACTGACATGGGCCGACATCGGTACCATCGGCTGGCTGGTTGACGGCGCCGCCATCACCAACCAAGTTTCCTTGGCCAAGGGCTCCTACGGCCCCTACAGCCGGGCTATGATCCGGATCTGTAAAGAGGAAAGCTTCCACCAGCGTCAGGGATATGAACTGCTGCTGACCCTTGCCCGCGGCACCGAAGAACAGAAAGCCATGGTTCAGGAATCCGTCAACCGTTTCTGGTGGCCGTCACTGATGATGTTCGGTCCGAGCGACAAGGAAAGCGCCCATACTGCCCAGTCCATGAAATGGAAAATCAAGCGGAAAACCAACGATCAGCTTCGTCAGGAATTTATTGATGCCACCGTGCCCCAGGCCGAATTCCTCGGCATCACCCTGCCTGACCCGGATCTGAAATGGAACGAGGAAACCGGTCACTATGATCACGGCGAGATCGACTGGGAAGAATTCCACAACGTTATTCAGGGTAACGGCATCTGCAACAAGCAGCGCATGGAAAACCACATCAAGTCTCATGAAGACGGCGAGTGGGTCCGTGAAGCTGCCCTTGCCTATGCTGAAAAGCAAAAAGCTAAAAAAGAAGCTGCCGCTTAA
- the paaX gene encoding phenylacetic acid degradation operon negative regulatory protein PaaX, with the protein MSSTSQLKKLIRDFEQRQPIRAGSLIMTVYGDAIAPRGGTVWLGSLINLLEPLGLNGRLVRTTISRLSKDNWLAANQVGRKSYYSLTASGRKRFQSATPRIYAGPQTDWDGTWCLVFLPGHLKQKKDTLRRELGWLGFGNLAAGLLAHPNPDMGALKQTLELNEVQDEAIILNKARHNLTSGKALDKLVHECWDLADLSQHYHDFLLRYRPVYKSLKESPLSSDEECALLRILIIHDYRKILLRDPLLPTGLLPAQWEGTSAHQLCRNIYLLLLDGSERFFSQNLETADGPLPAPSAIFYQRFGGL; encoded by the coding sequence ATGTCATCAACGTCGCAATTAAAAAAACTAATCAGGGATTTTGAGCAAAGGCAACCCATCAGGGCGGGTTCCCTCATTATGACTGTCTATGGTGATGCCATCGCACCGCGAGGCGGGACCGTCTGGCTTGGCAGCCTGATTAACCTGCTGGAGCCGCTGGGACTTAACGGGCGACTCGTGCGGACCACGATTTCAAGGCTGAGCAAGGACAACTGGCTGGCCGCCAACCAGGTCGGCCGGAAAAGTTATTACAGCCTGACCGCCAGCGGCCGGAAAAGATTTCAGAGTGCCACGCCGCGTATTTACGCAGGCCCGCAAACCGACTGGGACGGCACCTGGTGCCTGGTTTTCCTGCCAGGCCATCTGAAACAAAAGAAAGATACCCTTCGGCGGGAACTGGGTTGGCTTGGCTTCGGCAACCTGGCCGCAGGACTTCTCGCCCATCCCAATCCGGATATGGGAGCTCTGAAACAGACCCTAGAACTGAACGAAGTCCAGGATGAAGCGATCATCCTGAACAAGGCCCGGCATAACCTGACCAGTGGCAAGGCCCTCGACAAGCTTGTTCACGAATGCTGGGATCTGGCAGATCTTAGCCAGCATTATCACGATTTCCTGCTCCGCTACCGGCCGGTCTATAAATCACTGAAGGAATCGCCCCTGTCATCCGATGAAGAATGCGCCCTGTTGCGTATCCTGATTATTCATGACTACCGGAAGATACTGCTCAGGGATCCCCTGCTGCCGACAGGGCTTCTCCCGGCCCAGTGGGAAGGCACGTCAGCCCATCAGCTGTGTCGCAATATTTATCTGCTTCTGCTGGATGGGTCAGAGAGATTCTTCAGCCAGAATCTGGAAACAGCCGACGGCCCTCTTCCTGCCCCTTCGGCGATATTCTATCAGCGTTTTGGCGGGCTCTAA
- the paaI gene encoding hydroxyphenylacetyl-CoA thioesterase PaaI, translated as MTEQDASDGAGDGESPLSFARQVADAMYAKDVAAQNMGIKLSKISPGYAVMTMLVSDKMLNGHAICHGGYIFALADTAFAFACNTANITTVTLANNITFLAPAKEGDMLTAVAEVQNQAGRTGLCDVIISNQEGTKIAMVRGNSYRLKSKIVEGMPSVDL; from the coding sequence ATGACAGAACAAGATGCCAGTGACGGTGCCGGTGACGGCGAAAGTCCTTTATCCTTTGCCCGGCAGGTTGCCGATGCCATGTATGCAAAGGATGTTGCCGCCCAGAACATGGGCATCAAGCTCTCGAAAATAAGTCCCGGATATGCGGTAATGACCATGTTGGTCAGCGATAAAATGCTGAATGGTCATGCCATTTGTCATGGCGGATATATTTTCGCCCTTGCCGACACGGCCTTCGCCTTTGCCTGCAATACGGCAAATATTACAACAGTAACCCTGGCCAATAATATCACCTTTCTGGCTCCTGCGAAGGAAGGCGATATGCTGACCGCTGTCGCGGAAGTCCAGAATCAGGCCGGCCGGACGGGGCTGTGTGATGTGATCATCTCCAATCAGGAGGGAACAAAGATCGCCATGGTCAGGGGCAACAGCTACCGGCTCAAGAGCAAGATTGTCGAAGGCATGCCAAGCGTCGATCTCTAG